The following are encoded in a window of Centroberyx gerrardi isolate f3 chromosome 1, fCenGer3.hap1.cur.20231027, whole genome shotgun sequence genomic DNA:
- the taldo1 gene encoding transaldolase, with product MSSVSPDKRRKMESALNQLKKHTVVVADTGDFNAIDEYKPQDATTNPSLILAAAKMPAYQHLVDQAIKFGSAKDGAEEEQVINTMDKLFVSFGLEILKKVPGRVSTEVDARLSFDKEKMVARALRLIALYEEAGISKERVLIKLSSTWEGIQAGKELEEKHGVHCNMTLLFSFAQAVACAEAKVTLISPFVGRILDWYKENTDRKSYEPNEDPGVVSVTKIYNYYKKFGYTTVVMGASFRNTGQVKALAGCDLLTISPGLLGELSQDHSTVTEMLNVQKAQSCELDKIHLDEKAFRWQHNEDRMAVEKLSDGIRKFAADAIKLETMIKEKMLSVKNGQ from the exons ATGTCTAGTGTGTCACCAGACAAACGGCGAAAAATGGAGTCAGCACTGAACCAGCTGAAGAAGCACACCGTGGTCGTTGCGGACACCGGGGATTTTAACG CCATCGACGAGTACAAGCCTCAAGATGCCACCACTAACCCGTCTCTTATCCTGGCTGCTGCCAAGATGCCGGCCTACCAGCACCTAGTGGACCAGGCTATTAAATTCGGCAGTGCCAAAGACGG AGCTGAAGAGGAGCAGGTGATCAACACCATGGACAAGCTGTTTGTGAGTTTTGGCCTAGAGATCCTCAAGAAGGTCCCAGGCAGAGTCTCCACTGAGGTGGATGCAAG GCTGTCCTTTGATAAAGAAAAGATGGTCGCCCGGGCCCTGAGGCTCATCGCTCTGTACGAGGAGGCTGGCATCAGCAAGGAGCGCGTCCTCATCAAGCTGTCATCGACATGGGAGGGCATCCAGGCTGGCAA GGAGCTAGAGGAGAAGCATGGCGTTCACTGCAACATGACCCTGCTGTTCTCTTTTGCTCAAGCTGTGGCCTGTGCAGAAGCAAAGGTCACCCTCATCTCGCCCTTTGTGGGACGCATCCTCGACTGGTACAAGGAGAACACAGACCGCAAAAGCTACGAGCCAAACGAGGACCCAG GTGTGGTGAGTGTGACCAAGATCTACAACTACTACAAGAAGTTCGGCTACACCACGGTGGTGATGGGCGCCTCCTTCAGGAACACGGGGCAGGTGAAGGCCCTGGCCGGCTGCGACCTGCTCACCATCTCCCCCGGCCTGCTGGGAGAGCTGAGCCAGGACCACAGCACCGTCACAGAGATGCTCAATGTGCAGAAAG CCCAGTCCTGTGAGCTGGACAAGATCCACCTGGATGAGAAAGCTTTCCGCTGGCAGCACAACGAGGACCGCATGGCCGTGGAGAAACTGTCTGACGGCATCCGCAAGTTCGCTGCCGATGCCATCAAGCTGGAGACCATGATCAAA GAGAAAATGCTCAGCGTGAAAAACGGCCAGTAA